One segment of Prionailurus bengalensis isolate Pbe53 chromosome X, Fcat_Pben_1.1_paternal_pri, whole genome shotgun sequence DNA contains the following:
- the TSC22D3 gene encoding TSC22 domain family protein 3 isoform X1 gives MRPDPRESSSPGAGRSDGVGRAGPGSRQRGRGSCFPYTLESPQASPAGAHLPADPDLAGQAAPESEKMAQSKTDCRSPVGLDCCNCCLDLAHRSGLQSDSSGENNNPGSPTVNNFRQLQEKLIFENLNTDKLNSIMRQDSLEPVLRDPCYLINEGICNRNIDQTMLSILLFFHSALENLHLNL, from the exons ATGCGCCCTGACCCGCGAGAGAGCTCGAGCCCAGGCGCCGGGCGCTCGGACGGGGTGGGAAGAGCCGGGCCCGGCTCCCGGCAGCGCGGGCGAGG CTCGTGTTTTCCATACACCCTGGAGTCCCCTCAGGCCAGCCCGGCGGGCGCGCACCTGCCAGCCGACCCTGACCTCGCAGGCCAAGCGGCCCCCGAGTCTGAGAAGATGGCCCAGTCCAAGACCGACTGCCGCTCACCTGTCGGTCTCGACTGCTGTAACTGCTGTCTGGACCTGGCCCACAGGAGCGGGCTCCAGAGCGACAGCAGCGGAGAGAACAACAACCCGGGCAGCCCTACCGTGAACAACTTTCGGCAGCTTCAGGAGAAGCTGATCTTCGAGAACCTCAACACCGACAAGCTCAACAGCATAATGCGGCAGGATTCGCTAGAGCCCGTGCTGCGGGACCCCTGCTACCTGATCAACGAGGGCATCTGCAACCGCAACATCGACCAGACCATGCTGTCCATCCTGCTCTTCTTCCACAG TGCCCTGGAGaacttacatttaaatttatga
- the NCBP2L gene encoding LOW QUALITY PROTEIN: nuclear cap-binding protein subunit 2-like (The sequence of the model RefSeq protein was modified relative to this genomic sequence to represent the inferred CDS: inserted 1 base in 1 codon), which produces MDHKPLPSRRPLGTMSNDLRLLCSDPSLELSEYRDQQFGGNYDEQEKLLKESFTLXCGDLSFYTTEEQIYELFSRCGDVKNMFMGLDKIKKMACGFWFVEYHNRFEAENAMWCLNGTCLDDCIIRTDWDLGFREGRQYGHPRRGGQVRDEFHEDFNAGRGGFREAYDRREIH; this is translated from the exons ATGGACCACAAGCCACTGCCCTCACGGCGCCCATTAGGCACCATGTCCAATGACCTGAGACTTCTGTGCAGCGATCCCTCCTTGGAGCTGAGTGAGTACCGGGACCAGCAGTTCGGTGGCAATTATGATGAGCAGGAGAAATTACTGAAAGAAAGCTTCACAC TATGTGGGGATCTTTCCTTTTATACTACGGAAGAGCAAATATATGAGCTCTTTAGTAGATGTGGTGATGTCAAGAATATGTTTATGGGCCtggataaaattaagaaaatggcaTGTGGTTTCTGGTTTGTAGAATACCATAACAGATTTGAGGCTGAAAATGCCATGTGGTGCCTAAACGGGACCTGCCTAGATGATTGTATTATCCGCACAGATTGGGATCTAGGCTTTAGAGAGGGCAGACAGTATGGCCATCCCCGACGTGGGGGCCAGGTAAGAGACGAGTTTCATGAAGATTTTAATGCTGGTAGAGGAGGCTTTAGAGAAGCCTATGACAGGAGAGAAATCCACTAA